One Candidatus Edwardsbacteria bacterium DNA window includes the following coding sequences:
- a CDS encoding chemotaxis protein CheC: MSSTHNILTPVQQDALKEIFNIGSGNAATTLSEVVHQPVLVSVPQIKVSTVEEALSSLVKPDLPVVCLVNIFVGDISGCTLWLMPGETALSFAQECWHKMPRAKKEAEFHFGHIHLEISSVLTESYLSALSDMLELTSIPSPPLMLSGPMQKVMARILGEYARFGDILAYVQNRFRFPGETGTASGYFMMLPDAASLKRIMTAMKVG, from the coding sequence ATGAGCTCCACCCATAACATATTGACCCCGGTCCAGCAGGACGCCCTAAAGGAGATCTTCAACATCGGCTCCGGCAACGCGGCCACCACCCTGTCCGAGGTGGTCCATCAGCCGGTACTGGTATCGGTGCCCCAGATCAAGGTCAGCACCGTGGAGGAGGCTTTGTCCTCGCTGGTCAAGCCCGACCTGCCGGTAGTCTGCCTGGTCAACATCTTCGTGGGCGACATCTCCGGCTGCACCCTGTGGCTGATGCCGGGGGAGACCGCTTTGTCCTTCGCCCAGGAGTGCTGGCACAAGATGCCCCGGGCCAAGAAAGAGGCCGAGTTCCATTTCGGGCACATCCACCTGGAGATATCCTCGGTGCTGACCGAGTCCTACCTGAGCGCCTTAAGCGACATGCTGGAGCTGACCTCCATCCCCTCGCCCCCCCTGATGCTGTCCGGGCCCATGCAGAAAGTGATGGCCAGGATCCTGGGCGAGTACGCCCGCTTTGGCGACATCCTGGCCTATGTCCAGAACCGGTTCCGCTTTCCCGGCGAGACCGGGACGGCCAGCGGCTATTTCATGATGCTGCCGGACGCCGCTTCGCTCAAGCGGATCATGACCGCCATGAAGGTGGGCTAG